In Spiroplasma clarkii, the DNA window TAGTCTTAGTCTTAGGTTTAAATGCCTTTAGTGGTTACGTGGCTAAAAGACTAAACCCAGCTTATAAAAAAGTTGGTTTTAAAACTTATTGAGCCACAAAATACAATATTATGGTAAAACATAATTATAAGCAAGATTTTGTTTTCTTAGGAAAATCAATCAAAAACTTTTGAATGAAATTTATTAATGTCTTTAGCATAAAACGTTGAAAAATTATTATTGCCAATGCCAAAACAAGAAGGGCAGTAATAAAAAACATTATTGGGGAGGCTAAAAAGAATGACAGCAAAACAACTAAAAAACTTGACCAATAAGGGAATTGATAAAGTTATTGAAACTTCAACAACTAAAACCTTAGATTTTGAAGAAAAAACTGAAGATTTAGAGTTATTAAGTGAAGAAAAACTGTTAACTAAACCAAAAAAATTACCTTTAAGTAAAAGAGGTACTGCGATTGAAATAAATCATGTTGATTTTTACTATCAGCATGGAAACAAGCAAGCCCTGTTTGATATTAATATGAAAATTAAAGAGAACACTGTGACTGCTTTTATTGGACCTAGTGGTTGTGGAAAATCAACAATTTTAAGATCAATCAATCGGATGAATGACTTAGTTGAAGGCACAGCACTTGAGGGTGAAATTATTGTTAACAAAAGCAATGTTTATGATCCTGGTGTTGATGTGGCTCGTTTGCGAACAGAAGTTGGAATGGTGTTTCAAAAAGCAAACCCATTCCCAATGTCAATTTATGATAATGTAGCTTTTGG includes these proteins:
- the pstB gene encoding phosphate ABC transporter ATP-binding protein PstB, whose translation is MTAKQLKNLTNKGIDKVIETSTTKTLDFEEKTEDLELLSEEKLLTKPKKLPLSKRGTAIEINHVDFYYQHGNKQALFDINMKIKENTVTAFIGPSGCGKSTILRSINRMNDLVEGTALEGEIIVNKSNVYDPGVDVARLRTEVGMVFQKANPFPMSIYDNVAFGPRSQGVKDKAALNQIVEDSLRKAALWDDVKDYLKDSALGLSGGQQQRLCIARAIAMRPKILLMDEPTSALDPIATLKVEELVLKLKDEYTIVIVTHSMAQAARVSDYTAFFLQGELVEFDKTKKIFTNPKDKKTEDYISGRFG